A window of Bacillota bacterium genomic DNA:
TCAAGTAATGCCGCCTTCTCCGCTCGGAATCTAAAAAGAGAGGAGGAGGGCTTAAGCAAACATGCAGACTCGATTGAAAAAAGGTTAACTTCGAAAGAGAGAAGTGAAATTTTCACGCCATATCAAGAGGAGGGTAAACTATGATAGGCTTAAAAAGGTTGTTCTCGCTTCTAATGGTACTGGCATTATCGTTTGTGATGCCGCTCACCGCTTTTGCTGATCCAGCAAAAACTGTGACCACCTTGACATATGAAGATAAAGCTGAAATGACCGGCGTAACCAACAAAGATAAGGCTGATAAACATGCTGGTGAGTTATGTACAGGACTTGAACTCCAGCCGTTAGAAGAAGATTTAAAAGCGGACACGGCGCCAATAGTGCCCATTCCTGACGAAGGCGACAAAATAACAGCCGCATTAACCATCTATACTTGCTGGGTGAAGGCCGCCTGTGACGAGGAATGGCGAGCTAATTATGGCAGCAGCTGGCAAACCGCGGCTAACAACGCGGTTGAAACTGCCGATAATAACCTTTATACTCAGTTCGGTATCAACCTGTATGTATGGACCTATTACAGTTGGGATTCGAGAGATGACACAAGAGTTCTCAAATATCTTTTCAATGAGCTAAAAGATGAAGTGCTTCCCGGTAATGGTGATACCGTATATGGTTATACTTGGCAACCGGTCGAGATGAGTTATTGGGGTTGGGGTGACGTACTTGGGACCCATGTTATCGTAAGGAGATACGGGGGGAGTGAGACTGTTAATTGGAAGATAACCCGCCATGAGACCGGGCACATTTACGGGTGCCAAGATCATACAGGTGACGCTGCTTGTATCATGGATGATCCATGGGCTTACCCGGATAGTTGGTGCGGCATGCATTGGGATAAGATGTGGGCGAATAGGGCCAGATTTTAACCGACTGGTGAATAAGGGAGGCAGGCAGTAATGTCAAGGAAAGGAAAGCTGATTATTATCTTAACGGCGTGCGTGCTTACTCTGGGCCTGGTGGCGGCATTCCTGAACTTTTATGGGCATTCAGCAAAGCAGGGGTCTAAGATCAGTGCCAGCCCGGGGCCGTACGTCCAATTCAAAGGGCTTGCTTATTTCATAGGTGGACAGCCTGCCTCCAAATTTGCCGTTAAAGACTTAGATAATCTACCGGATTCTCCCGAAGCATACGGCTTGAGCTTGGCGGACCTTGAGTATACCGATAAGGTTCTTCAATTTCATAGAGATACAAATAATCTTGACTTCGCTGATGCTCAGGTTTATCTGCCAAAGGACGGCAAAGGCGAGTTTATCATGCTCGAGCTATCAGGCCATCTGAAAGGATGGGTTCCCCTGGGCTTAGCGAGAATGAACTACAAAGGAAAAACCTATGTATTAGCCGTTGAATCTGCTGAGACAACTTGGCCGAGAACAGACAACATCACCTTGGCCGATTTAGAACCTACCGGCGACCGGATCTATAACGGAGAAGGTGATGACATTTACGAAGGTGATGACATTTACAGTGAGGTTTATCGCAGTAAAGACCCGAAGGATGAAAGCATTTACCTTG
This region includes:
- a CDS encoding SurA N-terminal domain-containing protein, translating into MSRKGKLIIILTACVLTLGLVAAFLNFYGHSAKQGSKISASPGPYVQFKGLAYFIGGQPASKFAVKDLDNLPDSPEAYGLSLADLEYTDKVLQFHRDTNNLDFADAQVYLPKDGKGEFIMLELSGHLKGWVPLGLARMNYKGKTYVLAVESAETTWPRTDNITLADLEPTGDRIYNGEGDDIYEGDDIYSEVYRSKDPKDESIYLGPLRGAEQIGGGNPYFTKWIMLEEALKRFADSTNANKEANGIVAWVNGEVVYEEELNEQEAEVKRQTHGKPLGEEALFNKALDQLIVRKVLLQEAGRRKISVSPQEVSQGIGTMNKAYPGIEEKMDLDSKTLTKRTREWMTFQKLRADVIAEMDWELKNKHVHEEESLDQIQDRAFQAWVEGLKQKAIVRRNLDLGL
- a CDS encoding M12 family metallo-peptidase, with the protein product MIGLKRLFSLLMVLALSFVMPLTAFADPAKTVTTLTYEDKAEMTGVTNKDKADKHAGELCTGLELQPLEEDLKADTAPIVPIPDEGDKITAALTIYTCWVKAACDEEWRANYGSSWQTAANNAVETADNNLYTQFGINLYVWTYYSWDSRDDTRVLKYLFNELKDEVLPGNGDTVYGYTWQPVEMSYWGWGDVLGTHVIVRRYGGSETVNWKITRHETGHIYGCQDHTGDAACIMDDPWAYPDSWCGMHWDKMWANRARF